A region of Sphingomonas crusticola DNA encodes the following proteins:
- a CDS encoding HPr kinase/phosphorylase → MTTTLHASCVAIDGRGILLTGLSGSGKSDLALRLIDRGATLIGDDGIVVEARDGRLHARAGPHIDGQLEIRGLGIVALPSAPEAPLALAVALDQPVPRMADEFLPVRVLEGLTLPVIALAPFESSAPVKVEKALFLYGLPA, encoded by the coding sequence ATGACCACGACGCTGCATGCCAGCTGCGTCGCGATCGACGGACGCGGCATATTGCTGACCGGCCTATCCGGATCGGGCAAGTCGGACCTGGCACTGCGCCTGATCGACCGCGGAGCGACATTGATCGGCGACGACGGCATCGTGGTCGAAGCGCGTGACGGCCGGCTTCATGCGCGCGCTGGGCCGCATATCGACGGCCAGCTCGAAATACGGGGGCTGGGCATAGTGGCGCTGCCCTCAGCCCCCGAGGCCCCGCTCGCTTTGGCAGTCGCGCTCGACCAGCCGGTGCCGCGCATGGCTGATGAGTTCCTGCCCGTGCGCGTCTTAGAAGGCCTCACCCTGCCCGTGATCGCGCTTGCCCCTTTCGAAAGTTCGGCGCCAGTCAAGGTTGAGAAAGCTTTGTTTCTCTATGGCTTACCCGCATGA